One window of Desulfonatronovibrio magnus genomic DNA carries:
- a CDS encoding Rpn family recombination-promoting nuclease/putative transposase — MSFEIPSPHDVGFKTFFQDEELVRDFINYYIPDEIKAYLDLSEIEIDISGFVAQEFKEFRTDVVVRVRLKNSNEIAELYFLFEHKSYLDKYALLQALHYSVQKWMNLYRRNKLSGYLPIVIPVIIYHGVSKWTFSCDFEDYFEIPHESFRVFIPKFRHLLHDITHMADEAFKTSILM; from the coding sequence ATGTCATTTGAAATTCCATCCCCACACGATGTAGGCTTCAAGACTTTTTTCCAGGATGAAGAGCTGGTCCGAGATTTCATCAACTATTACATACCAGATGAAATCAAGGCCTACCTGGATTTGTCAGAAATAGAAATAGATATCAGCGGGTTTGTAGCTCAAGAGTTCAAAGAGTTCCGTACTGACGTGGTTGTCAGGGTTCGGCTAAAAAACAGCAACGAGATTGCAGAACTCTATTTCCTCTTTGAACATAAAAGTTATCTGGACAAGTATGCACTGCTTCAAGCTCTTCACTATTCGGTCCAGAAATGGATGAACCTGTATAGACGTAACAAGCTGTCAGGCTACTTGCCTATAGTCATTCCAGTGATTATCTATCACGGTGTAAGTAAGTGGACATTCAGCTGCGACTTTGAAGACTATTTTGAAATACCCCATGAATCATTCAGGGTTTTTATTCCTAAGTTCAGGCATTTACTGCATGACATAACCCATATGGCAGACGAGGCTTTCAAAACCTCTATCCTTATGGA